Proteins encoded within one genomic window of Oncorhynchus masou masou isolate Uvic2021 chromosome 1, UVic_Omas_1.1, whole genome shotgun sequence:
- the rgmb gene encoding RGM domain family member B, translating to MGRAGCCYRGAERLASSPSLRPLLLLIVALCYGAHRGHCQVATPQCRIQKCTTDFVSLTSHLTPALGGFDVEFCKALRSYSACTQRTAKSCRGNLVFHSAVLGISDLMTQRNCSRDGPTSSTHPEIQSEPCNYHSRTQHTHPHPHSHTHTPTRPGYLFCGLFGDPHLRTFKDSFQTCKVEGAWPLIDNDFLSVQVTNVPVVTGSSATATNKITIIFKPFEECTDQRVYQAITDDLPAAFVDGTVSSGDPNHNVNGNNGDSTGKVRALWISERSPGHHVELHAGYIGVTVIVRQLGRYLTLAVRIPEEMAHAYDATQDLQLCLNGCPTSERIDRGGHLPLPLPLPPPALGLHLQQPHGQGKGQPSHTAPYSAPQRFSVEGARARCREQLELQDIYFHSCVFDLMTTGDANFTAAAFSALKDMESLHPHREHWRIFPQSSADTSQPITWLLLLTLFALGSALV from the exons ATGGGGAGAGCCGGATGTTGTTACCGCGGGGCTGAGCGCCTCGCATCCTCGCCTTCCCTGCgaccgctgctgctgctgatcGTCGCTCTCTGTTACGGGGCGCACAGAG gTCATTGCCAGGTGGCCACCCCTCAGTGTCGTATCCAGAAGTGCACCACAGACTTTGTGTCCCTGACGTCTCACCTGACCCCAGCTCTGGGTGGCTTTGACGTAGAGTTCTGTAAGGCTCTGAGGTCCTACAGCGCCTGCACCCAGAGGACAGCCAAGTCCTGCAGGGGCAACCTGGTCTTCCATTCTGCCGTCCTGGGCATCTCAGACCTCATGACCCAGAGAAACTGCTCCCGTGACGGGCCCACCTCCTCCACACACCCCGAGATACAATCAGAGCCCTGCAACTACCACAGCCGTACCCAGCACACTCACCCACACCCTcactctcacacgcacactcCCACGCGGCCGGGTTACCTGTTCTGCGGGCTGTTTGGGGATCCCCATCTGCGGACGTTTAAGGACAGCTTCCAGACCTGCAAGGTGGAAGGGGCGTGGCCGCTGATTGATAACGACTTCTTGTCTGTGCAGGTGACCAACGTTCCTGTGGTAACGGGATCCAGCGCCACAGCGACCAATAAG ATCACCATCATATTCAAGCCCTTTGAGGAGTGTACAGACCAGCGTGTTTACCAGGCGATAACAGATGACCTGCCCGCTGCCTTCGTAGACGGTACCGTGAGCAGCGGGGACCCCAACCATAACGTTAACGGAAATAACGGTGACTCTACCGGTAAGGTACGGGCGCTGTGGATCTCTGAGCGTAGCCCCGGTCACCACGTGGAGCTGCACGCCGGCTACATCGGCGTGACGGTTATCGTGCGGCAGCTGGGGCGCTACCTGACCCTGGCAGTGCGCATCCCGGAGGAGATGGCCCATGCCTACGACGCTACGCAGGACCTGCAGCTCTGCCTCAACGGATGTCCCACCTCGGAACGCATCGACCGGGGAGGTCACCTGCCACtgcctctccctctaccccctccagcGCTGGGCTTACATCTCCAGCAGCCACATGGCCAGGGCAAGGGCCAGCCCTCCCACACGGCTCCCTACAGCGCCCCCCAGAGGTTCAGTGTGGAGGGTGCACGGGCACGCTGCAGGGAGCAGCTGGAGCTACAGGATATTTATTTCCACTCATGTGTGTTTGACCTCATGACCACCGGGGACGCTAACTTCACGGCAGCAGCGTTCAGTGCTCTGAAGGACATGGAGAGTCTCCACCCCCACCGTGAACACTGGAGGATCTTCCCGCAAAGCTCCGCCGACACCTCCCAGCCTATCACATGGCTCCTACTGCTCACTCTCTTTGCGCTCGGCTCTGCACTGGTatag